From one Aspergillus fumigatus Af293 chromosome 8, whole genome shotgun sequence genomic stretch:
- a CDS encoding transcription factor domain-containing protein → MNDTASYVPAPYGRACANCARAKCKCIIPETGGICARCCRLNKACQPATRVRRTRRNTSIASKTVQLEQKLDGILALLKTHQSQSMSECLSPARPDQNQVSTGRQDVMPPLLTPDGSTPPDNSPARSFTPSARSAEDYFPHTTDSGPEEVLRAFRSGPLKYLPFVYIPDGVSAAELKTESPFLWFCICAVQCKHTARQSALSVNIREKAAQALLVDCRKNLDILQGLLVYLGWVTFHCQPQKYSLCTYIQLAISVVFDLGLQKSPPDGSHPADCDWNGPTQNLLFPVSRTRTMNERRALLSCFLLSSFISQFLCKPDPMRWTAHMKECLEVLTERKETPNDAVLVQLVQIQLVVDKVIRRSWDESGLATEEGPRLPTSFFIQTMQHQLQSIRSRIPPELADNKVVLFHLYQAEVTVYELALSRSATRVENVDVTRISHLYACLAATKNWLDLLLTLSPEEYVFLPVTIIFQVSHCLSTLFYLSTFDYPGWDKEAVTRIADLQSVSQEVIDRLGSVAEAAGIQNEGTDGDSWSKAARILPKLQASWASRLPNAVAISETSDGQSSALPSVDEDFLEAYLNWPDVWLLESWMQASQNE, encoded by the exons ATGAATGACACCGCAAGCTATGTCCCAGCACCATATGGCCGGGCTTGTGCGAACTGTGCTCGAGCCAAATGCAAATGTATCATTCCCGAGACAGGGGGCATCTGCGCAAG GTGTTGTCGTTTGAATAAAGCATGCCAGCCAGCCACCAGAGTCCGAAGAACCAGGCGAAACACATCAATAGCATCAAAAACTGTGCAGTTGGAGCAAAAACTGGATggcatcctcgccctcctcaaAACTCATCAGTCGCAATCGATGTCTGAATGTCTTAGCCCTGCAAGACCTGATCAGAATCAAGTTTCTACAGGACGTCAAGATGTTATGCCCCCGCTCCTCACGCCAGACGGCAGCACGCCGCCTGACAACTCTCCTGCTAGGTCTTTTACTCCATCAGCAAGGTCAGCGGAGGACTATTTCCCACATACAACCGACTCCGGACCAGAGGAAGTTCTGAGAGCCTTTCGCAGCGGGCCCCTAAAATATCTACCATTTGTCTATATTCCAGATGGCGTCAGTGCTGCAGAACTGAAGACGGAGTCTCCGTTCTTATGGTTTTGCATCTGTGCAGTACAGTGCAAACATACAGCGCGTCAGTCTGCCCTCAGCGTCAATATCAGAGAAAAAGCAGCCCAGGCGCTCCTCGTGGACTGTCGAAAGAATTTGGATATACTACAAGGCTTACTGGTCTATCTTGGCTG GGTCACCTTCCACTGTCAACCGCAAAAATATTCTCTTTGTACATACATCCAACTGGCAATATCGGTCGTCTTCGACTTGGGCCTTCAAAAGTCCCCACCTGATGGATCACATCCTGCCGATTGCGACTGGAATGGTCCTACTCAAAACCTCCTATTTCCGGTTTCCAGAACACGGACCATGAATGAGCGACGCGCTTTACTCAGTTGCTTCCTCCTAAGTTCGTT TATATCGCAGTTCTTGTGCAAGCCTGATCCAATGCGTTGGACAGCGCACATGAAAGAATGCCTGGAAGTCTTGACTGAGAGAAAAGAGACCCCCAATGACGCAGTCCTTGTACAGCTCGTTCAAATTCAGCTCGTCGTGGACAAGGTGATCAGGCGGTCTTGGGACGAAAGCGGGCTCGCCACCGAAGAAGGCCCCCGGTTGCCGACATCCTTTTTCATACAAACGATGCAACATCAGCTGCAAAGTATTAGAAGTCGAATTCCCCCTGAATTAGCGGACAACA AGGTTGTCCTTTTCCATCTATACCAAGCCGAAGTGACTGTATATGAGTTGGCGCTGTCGAGGTCGGCCACACGAGTCGAGAACGTAGATGTTACTCGTATCAGCCATCTTTATGCCTGTCTAGCGGCAACCAAAAATTGGCTTGACCTCCTTCTCACCCTCAGTCCTGAAGAATATGTCTTCCTGCCAGTAAcgatcatcttccaggtctCACACTGCCTGAGTACCTTGTTTTATCTTTCCACATTTGACTACCCGGGCTGGGATAAAGAAGCAGTTACACGAATAGCTGATCTCCAGTCTGTCTCGCAGGAGGTAATTGACCGACTGGGATCCGTGGCCGAAGCGGCAGGCATTCAGAACGAAGGAACAGATGGGGATTCGTGGAGCAAGGCGGCCAGGATCCTTCCTAAATTGCAAGCTAGCTGGGCATCTAGGCTCCCGAACGCTGTAGCTATAAGTGAAACCTCCGACGGACAGTCGTCGGCTCTTCCTAGTGTTGACGAGGACTTTCTCGAAGCATACCTCAATTGGCCGGATGTATGGCTGCTGGAATCGTGGATGCAGGCGAGTCAGAACGAATAG
- a CDS encoding cytochrome P450 codes for MLLNISAFALSTTGVLCMLLCLVVKLFETSPVPKNIPWVLSKKGFFGRAAERFLGVNPIGFIQEGYQQYSKNQQPFVMPSVNEGDEVILPKEHSNAVLFAKESEYSFKAHISDFFQLKYTSWPLAFAERYDFFVKLVSKDLTETLKSKAVAESLAEEARSCLSEFWGEDTDNWVEVPLYSFMEKVAARMVNVMAIGPGSSHDTTLLGAMTNCSNAIVFGANVIKAFPSFVHPIIGPIVGLVNRWQERVFHARMKPIIEAKIKEQKEADDPQSLQERLKANGSLLDLLIQAGLRSKWPVERETMWLAYRIFMLNFPGVHTSGISATSALLDILSYPTEEGLMDMLQAEIEQIAANSDGSWSAADLERASLLESAIKESLRFNGINALSPTRKVVAPEGAFLPNGVFLPYGTKIGIPQYAVHRDSDLYPNPNEYNPYRFYKENATPEERRQNLMTNTSDTYLVFGHGRRQCPGRWLFAHIFKLLIAEMLLKYEIKPFAARPKIHRWGRFQLPPLSVKITVRRKKNPVAVCNQFST; via the exons ATGCTGCTCAACATCAGTGCCTTCGCCTTATCCACCACAGGCGTGCTGTGCATGCTTCTGTGTCTTGTTGTCAAGCTTTTTGAGACCTCGCCGGTCCCCAAGAATATTCCATGGGTCCTGAGCAAGAAGGGCTTCTTTGGCCGAGCTGCGGAGCGCTTCCTCGGCGTCAACCCCATCGGATTCATCCAAGAGGGATATCAACAG TACTCCAAGAATCAGCAACCCTTTGTGATGCCTAGTGTCAATGAGGGCGATGAAGTTATTCTCCCCAAAGAGCACAGTAACGCCGTTCTCTTCGCCAAGGAATCCGAATATAGCTTCAAAGCTCATATTAGCGACTTTTTCCAGCTCAAGTACACCAGTTGGCCCCTTGCCTTCGCCGAACGATatgacttcttcgtcaagtTGGTCAGCAAGGACCTAACCGAGACCCTCAAGTCCAAAGCCGTCGCCGAGTccctggccgaggaggcgCGATCCTGCCTCTCGGAGTTCTGGGGCGAGGACACGGACAACTGGGTTGAGGTTCCCCTGTACTCGTTTATGGAGAAGGTCGCGGCTCGGATGGTCAATGTGATGGCGATCGGGCCCGGCAGTAGTCATGATACCACTCTACTCGGCGCCATGACCAATTGCTCGAATGCCATTGTCTTTGGGGCCAATGTCATCAAGGcctttccttcctttgtTCACCC AATAATCGGTCCAATCGTAGGACTCGTGAACCGATGGCAAGAACGAGTGTTCCACGCGCGTATGAAGCCTATAATCGAggccaagatcaaggagcagaaagagGCCGATGACCCGCAGTCTCTCCAAGAAAGACTCAAGGCAAAC GGGAGCCTCCTCGACTTGCTTATCCAAGCTGGCCTCCGCAGCAAGTGGCCTGTCGAACGTGAGACCATGTGGCTAGCCTATCGAATCTTCATGCTCAACTTCCCCGGTGTACATACAAGCGGCATCTCCGCCACCAGCGCCCTTCTCGACATTCTGAGCTATCCCACCGAAGAGGGCCTCATGGATATGCTCCAAGCGGAAATCGAACAGATCGCCGCCAACTCGGACGGGTCATGGTCTGCCGCCGACCTGGAACGGGCCAGTCTGCTAGAAAGTGCCATCAAAGAGTCTCTTCGCTTTAACGGCATCAACGCCCTCTCGCCTACCAGAAAG GTCGTCGCACCCGAAGGCGCCTTCCTCCCCAATGGTGTCTTCCTCCCCTACGGCACCAAGATCGGTATCCCCCAATACGCCGTCCACCGCGACAGCGACCTCTACCCTAACCCCAACGAATATAACCCCTACCGCTTCTACAAGGAAAATGCCACGCCCGAGGAACGACGCCAGAACCTCATGACCAACACCAGCGACACATACCTCGTCTTCGGCCACGGCCGCCGCCAATGTCCCGGCCGCTGGCTCTTCGCACATATCTTCAAGCTGCTTATCGCCGAGATGCTCCTCAAATACGAAATCAAGCCTTTTGCTGCCCGTCCCAAAATCCACC GATGGGGTCGCTTCCAATTACCGCCACTGTCAGTTAAAATCACTGTTCGACGCAAAAAGAACCCTGTCGCTGTTTGCAATCAATTCTCGACATAA
- a CDS encoding Zn(II)2Cys6 transcription factor, with translation MPVQRLLRRSPLQCTQCSERQMQCSKTRPQCDGCRRHRLSCRYGNSVPSKQLRPPSGVRASEATPSKKAKPSSPTDDSSSSSSSSSYSSPSPPAQQYPPPAASPSTSQSPESNTSDVDQDDKIRVLDAPAGNPSEDLNAEDQRLLDNWCNSTEQSLAHSKSKDRPWQAIIRREASRHPALRHSTLALSAMELASTSEAGTPQRQRHLQAAESHYTQATEQLPNILDSRTASGPNAAFSTASILFMCDLASSALAGEGSKSVFPSPDNQTPASQESPDPSPSACPSLQKLLDLFDTIRALLPCAETLNKVETGALKDLFTQGDPYHQLPSTYTLTILSMKNLNALSARSDPAHETAVYNDTIAHLDNSLEMLTKGGDPTTIALRWMFRIPSRYLDLVREKQPLALIIFAHYCAVLHHLRDRWWMGDLGARLLKEICRLLGSARMGSILWATDIVGIQT, from the exons ATGCCTGTTCAGAGGCTACTCCGAAGGTCACCGCTCCAATGCACCCAATGTAGTGAGCGACAGATGCAG TGCTCAAAGACTCGCCCCCAGTGCGACGGATGCAGGCGTCATCGCCTGTCCTGTCGCTACGGTAATTCCGTTCCCTCGAAACAACTCCGCCCACCCTCTGGTGTTCGAGCTTCCGAAGCCACCCCgtcgaagaaggcaaagcCTTCCTCTCCCACCGACgactcgtcctcatcctcgtcctcgtcctcgtaCTCTTCACCTTCCCCTCCCGCCCAACAGTATCCCCCTCCTGCCGCCAGCCCCTCCACATCCCAATCCCCCGAGTCCAATACCTCCGATGTTGATCAGGATGACAAGATCAGGGTCTTGGACGCTCCAGCTGGCAACCCGTCCGAGGACCTGAACGCTGAAGATCAGCGCCTCTTAGATAACTGGTGCAACTCCACGGAACAGTCCCTCGCGCACAGCAAAAGTAAGGACCGCCCATGGCAGGCCATCATCCGGCGCGAGGCATCCCGGCACCCTGCTTTGAGGCATAGCACGCTGGCCCTGTCCGCCATGGAACTCGCATCGACCAGTGAGGCTGGTACGCCGCAACGCCAGCGTCACTTGCAGGCGGCCGAAAGTCACTACACCCAAGCCACGGAGCAGCTCCCGAACATCCTAGACTCTCGTACAGCATCCGGGCCCAACGCAGCATTCTCCACTGCAAGTATTCTTTTCATGTGCGACCTCGCGTCCTCTGCGCTGGCCGGAGAGGGCTCCAAGTCCGTTTTCCCGTCGCCCGACAACCAGACCCCCGCCTCTCAGGAGAGTCCCGACCCGTCACCTTCCGCCTGTCCTTCCCTGcagaagctcctcgacctcttcGACACCATCCGGGCCTTACTGCCTTGTGCCGAAACCCTAAACAAAGTGGAAACCGGCGCCCTCAAAGACCTTTTCACCCAGGGAGACCCCTACCACCAACTGCCCAGCACCTACACCctcaccatcctctccatgaAGAACCTGAACGCGCTCAGCGCGCGAAGCGACCCCGCGCACGAGACGGCCGTCTATAACGACACCATCGCACACCTGGACAACTCGCTCGAAATGCTCACCAAGGGCGGCGATCCGACGACCATCGCCCTGCGCTGGATGTTTCGCATCCCCAGTCGCTATCTGGATCTCGTCCGGGAGAAACAACCCCTGgcgctcatcatcttcgcccaTTACTGTGCGGTGTTGCACCACCTGCGCGACCGCTGGTGGATGGGCGACTTGGGGGCGCggttgttgaaggagatctGTCGGCTTCTTGGGTCGGCGCGAATGGGCTCGATTCTATGGGCCACGGATATCGTAGGCATCCAGACGTAA
- a CDS encoding F-box protein: protein MNLLDLPTEVLVMIAEALQTAHDINTLARTSRTLYSCINYVLYQSDVQNGNGKALIWAARRNKPATAQKSLQAGVKKLKKMASPAPDALVKGRPRSHDAVVIGRRC, encoded by the coding sequence ATGAACCTTCTTGATCTACCCACCGAGGTGCTCGTCATGATAGCAGAGGCCCTTCAAACCGCCCATGACATCAATACTCTTGCACGGACAAGCCGTACTCTCTACTCCTGTATCAACTACGTCCTCTACCAGTCTGATGTGCAGAATGGAAACGGAAAAGCTCTGATCTGGGCCGCACGACGCAACAAGCCAGCAACCGCGCAGAAATCCCTCCAGGCAGGCGTTAAAAAATTGAAAAAAATGGCATCGCCAGCCCCTGATGCTCTCGTTAAAGGGCGGCCCCGAAGCCATGATGCGGTTGTTATTGGACGAAGGTGTTGA
- a CDS encoding ankyrin repeat domain-containing protein, whose product MAAGRGHDAIVKLLIEKGASVNLKKAPGYPLVIAASNNRKAVVKVLLEKGADSNARRDDSTTSLHIAVMRGCSDIVSMLLNKGADTDLGDNTGTTPLHTAVWKKHCKITQLLLERGAAVGSRDSYGRTALDIAMTHGSQRSLSLCLKHAKINAQDCQPLHPAISLNKTAVVRWLLENGADINRKDSRGQTPLLYAMLEAHDHLVELLLLYDVDPDAERYDGLTPLKLASEINREDWAQKLRAKRDKHKYRSHSLHSTS is encoded by the coding sequence ATGGCGGCTGGCCGTGGCCATGATGCTATTGTCAAGCTATTGATCGAAAAAGGCGCGAGTGTTAACCTGAAAAAGGCCCCTGGATACCCTTTGGTGATTGCTGCGTCCAACAACAGGAAAGCTGTGGTCAAAGTTCTACTTGAAAAAGGTGCGGATTCTAACGCCCGGCGAGATGATAGCACAACATCTCTCCACATTGCAGTGATGAGGGGGTGCAGTGATATCGTCAGCATGCTTCTGAATAAGGGTGCCGACACAGATCTGGGCGATAACACAGGCACTACTCCACTTCATACAGCAGTATGGAAAAAACACTGCAAAATCACCCAGCTCTTACTAGAAAGAGGAGCAGCCGTGGGCTCCCGAGACTCTTATGGACGCACTGCGCTGGACATAGCCATGACACACGGCTCTCAGCGATCGCTGTCTCTGTGTCTGAAGCATGCGAAAATAAATGCTCAGGATTGCCAGCCGCTGCATCCTGCCATATCTCTGAACAAGACCGCTGTTGTCAGATGGCTTCTCGAAAATGGTGCCGACATCAACCGCAAAGATTCAAGAGGCCAAACTCCTCTGCTCTATGCTATGCTGGAGGCACATGACCATCTCGTCGAACTTCTGTTGCTTTACGATGTGGACCCCGACGCCGAAAGATACGACGGGCTGACACCGTTGAAGTTAGCCAGTGAAATAAACCGGGAAGATTGGGCGCAAAAACTGAGGGCGAAGCGTGATAAACACAAGTACCGCAGTCATAGTCTCCATTCGACTTCCTGA
- a CDS encoding thermophilic desulfurizing enzyme family protein, producing the protein MAQANVPATDPAVYDAYKEKWAAPPDSADAWLARAREVAEVLAQDAAQRDQDNKSPRAEVALLKHSGLLKLLGPKKYGGGEQPWRVGYKAIREVAKGDGSIGMLLGYHLLWSTTANVVGTAEQADRLQKLIITNNLFVGGAVNPRDNDLQITADGDSIVFNGFKHFNTGGVVSDLTVLEGVLDGTQDHIFAVVETNQPGIQFAYNWKNIGLRLTESGSVKIENVRASWTDALGWDATTKRPLAEILTIPFASLFLPTIQLVFSNFYLGIAIGALEFAAKYTTTSTRAWPYGGDNKERATDEFYILERYGNFFAHLRAVEALADKAGDRLSELYERHSGDRLKVTAEERGEVAEWVASVKVVTTDVGLRVTSGIFEVTGARATSLKVGLDRFWRDIRTHTLHDPVAYKNRELGRYVLLHEYPEPTWYT; encoded by the exons ATGGCGCAAGCAAACGTCCCAGCAACAGACCCCGCAGTGTACGACGCCTACAAGGAGAAATGGGCTGCTCCCCCCGACTCCGCAGACGCATGGCTCGCACGGGCGCGTGAAGTGGCAGAAGTTCTGGCCCAGGACGCAGCTCAAAGAGACCAAGACAACAAGTCTCCTCGCGCAGAGGTCGCCTTACTGAAACATTCCGGTCTGTTGAAGCTTCTCGGGCCGAAGAAGTACGGAGGCGGAGAACAGCCGTGGCGGGTAGGGTACAAGGCGATCCGCGAAGTAGCCAAGGGTGACGG GTCCATTGGCATGCTCCTTGGGTATCATCTCCTCTGGTCGACTACAGCCAATGTGGTCGGCACCGCCGAACAAGCCGATCGTCTGCAGAAACTGATTATCACGAACAACCTCTTCGTCGGAGGAGCAGTCAACCCTCGCGACAATGACTTGCAGATCACGGCGGATGGCGACTCGATCGTCTTCAACGGATTCAAGCATTTCAATACAGGTGGTGTGGTTTCCGATCTCACGGTCCTGGAAGGCGTGCTGGACGGAACACAGGACCATATATTCGCTGTTGTGGAAACCAACCAACCAGGAATTCAATTCGCGTACAACTGGAAGAATATTGGTTTGCGGTTGACCGAGTCCGGAAGCGTGAAGATCGAAAATGTTCGTGCATCTTGGACGGATGCACTGGGATGGGACGCAACAACCAAACGACCTCTGGCAGAGATTCTCACCATCCCTTTTGCCTCGTTGTTTCTGCCTAC GATTCAGCTGGTGTTCAGCAATTTCTACCTCGGCATCGCCATCGGCGCCCTTGAATTCGCAGCCAAGTACACCACCACGTCCACACGCGCCTGGCCCTATGGCGGGGACAACAAAGAGAGAGCCACCGATGAGTTCTACATTCTCGAGCGATACGGGAACTTCTTTGCACACCTCCGTGCTGTGGAAGCACTGGCCGACAAAGCCGGCGATCGACTCTCGGAGCTGTACGAGCGCCATTCAGGCGATCGGTTGAAGGTGACAGCGGAGGAACGAGGGGAGGTGGCTGAATGGGTCGCCAGTGTGAAGGTGGTCACTACGGATGTCGGACTCCGAGTCACGTCTGGTATATTCGAGGTGACTGGCGCTCGAGCAACGTCGCTGAAGGTGGGACTGGACCGGTTCTGGCGGGATATCAGGACGCACACTTTGCATGACCCTGTGGCATACAAGAATCGGGAGCTCGGCAGATATGTGCTGCTGCATGAGTACCCGGAGCCTACGTGGTATACTTAA
- a CDS encoding HET domain-containing protein, giving the protein MARYQYIPLPPVDELGQSPAFTRILTLYPGAEHDPLYCTLDIVDIEHYPWPPEALSYVWGSERAPAPLYCGNGQLSITRNLDIALRHLRLPHAHRRLWVDAICINQEDPRERERQVGYMRLVYKHAVAVIAWLGPGMPETAEAFDFARRMSELQKDMNETAASAPDGRALFSMKNEADGIMFASMAAEPRATDALARLFTGPYFERVWCIQEVVASQRCIAKCGQHEMEFFDLLSLQTYVCNFRGVILDAQGLEYPDGTVSFWSTFVLGRRKILVSRKQQSVEGSIGKMFTLLAAIRNFKCTDPRDRIFALLGISDEGLQPALALTQVEGAQDSRALSLLRRGMIWLSDKVNSLGPEINFLRPAALRPNYSKPVREVYRDFTRFSVRLQPRKLDILSLVQHTTHPFQDNWPSWVPKLHEERSVSLLPPGLCLAGIPMYGHYRYFAELHDSPLNGRSVEPDILQLDGYRVDLVDAVSDRIHYKYTETPPIEAIWSQLFDFPLFPRPGFQYTGSGEALDVAFLQTISAGILGVIGMFLNQQAAWQDSRSAAWPALRRQVKSNILAWLQAYPPAQGLHYPDLVPEGQFADLPGDSIAYRHFLWVYSRNRRMYRTRSGLVGLGPQLMQPGDQVVVLFGGSLPFILRPWGREWLLIGDTYLHHDSIIQGEQVQMVRSSSTPFRVETFRLA; this is encoded by the coding sequence ATGGCCCGGTACCAATATATACCCCTGCCTCCCGTCGACGAACTCGGCCAGAGCCCCGCATTCACGCGGATTTTGACTCTCTATCCTGGCGCAGAGCACGATCCACTATACTGTACTCTCGATATTGTTGATATTGAACATTATCCATGGCCGCCGGAAGCCCTGTCCTATGTATGGGGCAGCGAGCGGGCGCCTGCGCCCCTCTACTGCGGTAATGGCCAACTCAGCATAACCCGAAACCTGGACATCGCGCTTCGCCACCTTCGTCTGCCTCATGCTCACCGCCGGCTCTGGGTCGATGCAATCTGCATCAATCAAGAGGATCCGCGGGAGCGAGAGCGTCAGGTAGGTTACATGCGGCTTGTATATAAGCATGCAGTCGCCGTTATTGCATGGCTGGGCCCCGGTATGCCGGAAACGGCCGAAGCGTTCGATTTTGCGAGGAGAATGTCCGAGTTGCAGAAGGATATGAACGAAACCGCGGCAAGTGCTCCCGATGGGCGGGCCCTCTTTTCGATGAAGAATGAAGCGGACGGGATCATGTTCGCGTCGATGGCGGCAGAGCCACGGGCGACGGACGCCCTGGCTCGTCTTTTCACAGGGCCGTACTTTGAGCGCGTGTGGTGTATCCAGGAGGTCGTCGCCTCGCAACGCTGCATCGCCAAATGCGGTCAGCACGAGATGGAGTTTTTTGATTTGCTCTCGCTGCAGACCTATGTCTGTAACTTCCGCGGGGTTATCCTGGATGCTCAGGGCCTGGAGTATCCCGATGGTACGGTGTCTTTCTGGAGCACGTTTGTCCTTGGCAGGCGGAAGATCTTGGTGTCGCGGAAACAGCAATCCGTGGAGGGATCTATCGGCAAGATGTTCACTTTACTGGCCGCGATCCGCAACTTCAAATGCACCGACCCGCGCGATCGGATCTTTGCTCTGCTTGGAATCTCGGACGAAGGATTGCAGCCTGCTCTGGCACTGACCCAGGTCGAAGGTGCACAGGACTCGAGGGCATTGTCGCTCCTTCGGCGCGGCATGATATGGCTCTCGGACAAGGTGAACTCTCTCGGGCCGGAGATCAACTTCCTCAGGCCAGCAGCCCTGAGACCCAACTACTCCAAGCCGGTGCGAGAAGTCTACAGAGACTTTACAAGGTTCAGCGTGCGCCTGCAGCCACGAAAGCTCGACATCTTATCGCTCGTACAACATACCACGCATCCGTTCCAGGACAATTGGCCGTCCTGGGTTCCCAAGCTGCATGAAGAACGCTCGGTGTCTCTCTTACCACCGGGGTTGTGTCTCGCGGGTATTCCAATGTATGGCCACTATCGGTATTTCGCGGAGCTTCACGATTCGCCCCTCAATGGCCGCTCAGTCGAACCAGATATCCTCCAGCTGGACGGGTATCGTGTTGATCTGGTTGACGCTGTGAGCGATCGGATTCACTACAAGTACACAGAAACGCCGCCAATCGAAGCGATATGGTCGCAGCTCTTCGACTTCCCCTTGTTTCCGCGGCCCGGCTTTCAGTACACGGGGTCAGGCGAGGCTCTCGATGTTGCTTTCTTGCAAACGATCAGTGCCGGCATACTGGGGGTGATTGGCATGTTCCTCAACCAGCAGGCCGCCTGGCAAGACTCAAGGTCTGCCGCGTGGCCCGCCTTGAGGAGGCAGGTAAAGAGTAACATCTTGGCGTGGCTACAAGCATACCCCCCTGCACAGGGCTTACACTACCCCGATCTAGTCCCAGAGGGTCAATTTGCGGACCTCCCTGGTGATAGCATTGCATATAGACATTTTCTTTGGGTCTATTCGCGAAACAGGCGAATGTATAGAACGAGATCAGGGCTTGTCGGTCTTGGTCCGCAGTTGATGCAGCCGGGGGATCAAGTAGTTGTACTCTTTGGGGGAAGTCTACCGTTTATATTACGACCGTGGGGAAGAGAGTGGTTACTCATCGGAGACACctatcttcatcatgatTCGATCATACAGGGAGAGCAGGTCCAGATGGTcagatcctcatccaccCCGTTCAGGGTTGAGACATTCAGACTAGCATAG
- the afl1-1 gene encoding alpha/beta hydrolase — protein MASPILRSPITSDLANVTPDLVDVSTPEKLKSYRESLEPIFTLENIIRGKENIISYEELDIPGPAGPMRATIFRPKHQTHPIDEIPGILHIHGGGLATGNRFLGFTMLDWVESLGAVCLTAEYRLAPEHHQPAQLEDSYAALQWMSDHAAELGFNPRKLVVCGSSAGGNLTAGVTLLARDRSGPQIRGQVLIYPWVDDGMDYVSMRQYADIAPVRDVDAAVLANYAFGERREHADMYTVPMRATNFAGLPPTFIDVGEADVFRDQDIAYASALWKDGVSTELHLWPGSWHGFDVFVPDAPISRRARAARLEWLRKLLSVPDGI, from the coding sequence ATGGCTTCTCCAATTCTGCGATCACCGATTACTTCGGACCTCGCCAACGTAACACCCGATTTGGTGGATGTTAGCACTCCCGAAAAATTGAAATCCTACCGCGAATCACTTGAACCAATCTTCACTTTGGAGAATATCATCCGAGGGAAAGAGAACATCATCTCCTACGAGGAACTGGACATCCCAGGCCCCGCAGGACCGATGCGGGCCACCATCTTCCGCCCCAAGCACCAAACCCACCCTATCGATGAAATCCCTGGTATCCTACACATCCACGGCGGGGGCCTCGCCACGGGAAACCGCTTCCTGGGCTTCACCATGCTCGACTGGGTCGAGTCCCTCGGTGCCGTCTGCCTGACGGCCGAGTACCGTCTCGCCCCGGAACATCACCAGCCCGCCCAGCTGGAAGACAGCTACGCCGCGCTGCAGTGGATGAGCGACCACGCCGCCGAGCTGGGCTTCAACCCGCGCAAGCTGGTTGTCTGCGGTAGCTCGGCGGGGGGCAATCTCACGGCGGGGGTCACCTTACTCGCGCGGGACCGCTCGGGCCCGCAAATCCGCGGCCAGGTGTTGATCTATCCGTGGGTTGACGATGGCATGGACTACGTGTCCATGCGGCAGTATGCGGATATTGCGCCTGTGAGGGACGTGGACGCCGCCGTGTTGGCTAATTATGCGTTTGGCGAGAGGCGCGAGCACGCGGATATGTATACTGTGCCGATGCGCGCGACGAATTTCGCGGGCTTGCCCCCGACGTTTATCGATGTGGGTGAGGCGGATGTGTTTCGTGATCAGGATATCGCGTACGCGTCGGCTTTGTGGAAGGATGGTGTCTCGACTGAGTTGCATCTGTGGCCGGGCAGTTGGCATGGGTTTGATGTCTTTGTTCCTGATGCTCCCATTAGTCGGCGGGCGAGGGCTGCTCGGTTGGAATGGCTTCGGAAGTTGTTAAGTGTGCCTGACGGTATCTAG